The nucleotide sequence tcatcaggagctgagatataccactccaaactttttacctcttctactgacagaatatatgatctcatctaatatttaaatcataaaaataggGTCACCCCTCTCACAATTAGAATAACAAAGTTTTGGCGGGAAATGCTTTAATTCAATCTTTACCTATTTGGAACATTCGGAACATTGTTCAATAACAGTAAaaaacatttctaaaaaaaaacaaaaatcaaaccACGCACTGAAATATTTACTTGATTTCCTTGACAGTAAAATCTTTTGATTTGTCTTAAATGATAAGGCGGATAAAAATTTTctgtaagtaatttttgtttttgagtaacattttgtttttgagtaatttttgtttttgagaaaatttcagaatttgacagaTCACAATTCAATTCCAAATGTGTAAATCGTAAAAATTACTGTAATTTACTGAATCTAGCAATTATAGTAAGTTTCAAAAATGTGTTTTGACAGAGGcagcaatattattataatcccTTGATTTCTTCACTctaaaattttcaccttttaGGAATCACTTCTCAACATATCTTCGCGTTTTAGACGATTTATGAGTAATGTTACGCTATTTGTCCGTCTGTATGTTGTTGCCTTTACAGGTCacacggttagagatagagacttggaacttTGGAGTACCACCCCTTTATAAGTCGGCCTCCGCATCACTAACATGACCTTTTTATTAACGCCTCTTTCCTTCCTATTCAAAAACATGTATTATTGTTCgaaaaagtacatttttttaaaatttttaaatatcgtTGAAAGTCTCTGCGTCTGCatacactaggagcaatttaaaaaaaaatgctttttgtaGGCAAaaacttcagtttttttttaaatagacaatttttgatgaaaattgcttttagtgTATGGACACTATTAggcagacatttcgtccatgcacgaaaataccgttgaataattcctaataacagtCTTTCAGGGTTCAAAGGCTCTAAAAGAGAGTGTTTTTATCAACCGAATAGGGCTGTGTTTGAACCCGTAGGAAAGGTTTTAGATTATCTGATAAGTCTGAATCGGTTCTAATAAGGAATAGGTaaaaaccggttatgaaccgatcaCTAATTTGTATTCGACATTCAAGTGTATCTCTTTTGAGCTGTTGGCacaataaatcggttcaaaccAGTTTTGAAAGTACTTTTATCTCCTAAacgcacttacgacttaagctgagagacggcttaacgttatTACATTTCCAtaagtttctgactaattcgcctctcggcttaagctgaaaAAAAGGCCTAGTTAGTGGGAAACCGAtgggaatttttattattttgattataattacgttcaaccgtctctcggattaagttATAAGTTTGCCTAAGGCATTATGGTATAGTATTTAAgccatgagttcgagcatttcgcaaagaatGGAACATTCTGCCACCTCTTTTTGCAAAATACCGCAACTTATTTAACCTATATtcgttttttgttttgtttattgAGATCCTAGTAGTTATTAAGTGGGCAAACAGCAATTCGATgtaatacccaacgcacaataacttttgttttgtaaacctGTTTTCGAAACTGCATTTAAAactgagcgagatgactagatctagatctctttcactctcatttaaatataaataggtgtgattaaaagaatcacacctaaaaatatgtttaaaaaacaaaagttattgtgcactagGCATAACAGTCGGGTTCGATTCTCATCAAACCtgtttaaaattgaaaactttaCAACCTTTTAAAGATAATAAAACTGAAACTAAATAATATTGATTAAGTTTTCACAACTTAGTAGATTTTTATCAATATCAATAATgcttttgaatcaaaataaatataaagatgAATAACGAAAAAACATTTAAGCTACTTTAACTATTCGATGCAGTTTGAAAAAGATTTAGATTTCCTTTTACTAAAAATAGTAATTTCTAACTATTTTTTGGGTTAGTTGGAAGATAAAATTAATCGGTAAAGAATAaagaattatttcttttaaaagccTTATAGTTTCTTgataatttgacaaaattttattcgattaataaccagtaggggaattctctaacaatatgacaatgtcatatgacaaatttttgtttaaattcggGAGAAAGAcaacattaaccctttaaggacgagagggacACCAgtatcccaaaaacaaaaacagttttttgaaTACAGAAAGTTATATTGCTttctaaatagtccgaaaacttagtttttatttattggacACTGGTGTCCCATTCGTTCTTGAAAGGTTAAAAGCCCGTGAGCACTGAATGGCCATTGCGAGGATATCTATGAAGCTTCTGAGTGATTCATTATGAACTGTATTCTTGAATAGTTTTCCCAGTTTTCCCGAATACTCAATGATAAATTTGGcatatgacattgccatactgttacagaattcaccTACTGGCTACATtctacaatttattaaaaaaaaactaatgatAAAAAAATCACTAAGCATTATCTGtgtaattgaatatttaatcttaaaaaatattttagttcaatTGCGTCCTGTGATTGGTCTAGAATGCTTTTAAATTCTAGCCAATCAGGTAATCCAAttggtttaaaatattttgtggaattaaatatttaattaaatgtggATAATGCTTTCTTGTTGCAAATTATTAGACTTTTTCCTTATGATATGAAATGAAGCAAGTGCATAACAATTTACTCAATAACATTACTTGCGAAGTCTTGACAATCACAATCCACTGGTAAAAAGAGAAGGAAAAATGTGCGTGAGAATGTTTAATTCCCATGTAAATTATTCACTTGGTGGGTTCTGCAGAATTTTTCTTCTGTTTACAACCCAAAGCCCCACACTCTAACAAAGTTCCACAACCGGCAACAATGAGGGTTGTACAGCAAATGCCCATGGCAACGGCAACGGCATAGAAATTCAAAACAAACTACAAAGAAAACCACCCTTCAAGAGACCGTGCGCGTCCCTCCATCCGTCAAATGGGGTGGAAAACGCGGAAAACCACCAATATATTTTCCTTATATAGACGACCTACATTTTCTCCCATAATCACACTCTTTTCACACTGTTATCAAACGATCGGGTACAAGAGTGTCCAATGCAGAGAAACTCCATGCTGTATTAATTAAAAAGAGCTGCAAAAAAAACGAGCTTATTTATGGCATATCTACACTGCCAATTAATTATTAACAGCCCTCAAGGGAGTTCCCACAGTTTGGCCagtagtgcaaaaaaaaaaacaaccatgAATTCACTGCAATTTTTCCCCATTGCACAATAATCCCGTCGTTAGACAATTCAATGTTTATTATCATTTTCATGTTGCGATTGTGTGAAACAGACGAATTTTTACAAGTACTTTCCCACTAGAAAAATTCCTACCGACAGTGTCTGAAAATGCGACAAAATGTATagcagagtttttttttaattttttcaagcaAATCTAGATAATGAAGCTCAGTATTTGAAATAGCGTGACACGATTGATGAAATGTTACGTAGAATTTTGTCTCACTTATATTCCTTCTTATTTTCTCGATTTTCTCCATAAAGTGAATTCTTGAGAGTCATGCGAAATTTATATAAATCTTTTCATTCGATTGACTCCCATTGTTCTCTATAAATTAGTACTGATAAGAAAAGTAAGGTTAATCAACATATCCTTTTGAAGAGGTTCTACAATGAATAATCTCAACATTATCTCACGGAAGTCGAGAAAATTAATAGACTTGAAAGTGAGATACAGAAAAGAAAATTAGCATAGTATAATAATAGTAAAACCAATCCtagcaataataaatttaagactgaataataataaatcgatatacaaaaataaagtaattttaaataattctttagtatttatgaacaatttgaTAGCCTTTTTTGAACATAGATCTTCTTTTTGTTATTTAAGGGGTTGCGTGAGtgaagaaaactaaaaaaaattgaatattttctgaaaatttctttttttaactttaattaatttaaggcatataaaagcacaatattaaactatatattttgtcaaattttcattaaaaaaatttcaaaatttagcaATTGAGATGTGATTTTTAGAGATTTGTTTTGAATAcaatcgaaaatatttattgttagcTGGTAAGTTCAAGTTCTTGAACGAATTCACAGTAAAAACATTTCAGCTACTTTactatgattttcattgtaaattttacataaatatgtAATCGTGCGTACTGATAcatatttgtgtaatttgtacacatttcgtctgaaaactgtgtaatttgtatacACATTTTGTCTTAAAACTgtttaattttacacgaaatatgtaagaaaatgtacacaactCTGTAATCATTCGCAGTTGCTTACACAGTTTGCCattatacataaaatttaaattacacatttttagattacgcattttgctgaaatacatatttgagaaactttacaagaataatcgtggtaaaaaagtaaaccaacgattattcttgtaatctTTGTTTAATgtgaaggattttatgtttacttgatcaaactggcctctatctccggttgtaattaacattttggcctaaattttggtttttcggtttgGTCTCAgtaagcactttcagatgaaagttcaaaaggtcatcacaggtggcgctgtgatagcgtcaaaattcaaactcatttttctccaaaacgccattgtgcaagttaactctttcgcgtcacacttttattcagcagatgaattcatgtaaaattgagtttttcctaatgctttatgatcaaatataatagctcagaaaggaaataaaatttccattgcgtggaAACTTGGAAAagccccgggtcatatatgaccctgttgtcctcaagggaagtgtacagtacataccattttcaaaatctatatcacgggctttttaagagttttttttgcttgaattaccatggcaaactggattgtcttgattaACACtctactcctggtgttcaaggaatcttcctgataatctcttgaacagtcactgtcacaatattttgagtggtatttggcaaaaataaacttatccacatatttattcacacacaatacaattgcacaatatgagacgcttgcagaatactctactaaaatattgcaaaatatgttataattcatccgatataagatgaaatgtccaggagcaagatgtcccacctgcatttcacaaagaaaaacaatgtcccaactacatttcgctgtaggtttgggacgaaaacactgttacccttgccaacaatagggtcatatatgacccggaaaattctacacgcttttctggaaaattgagagtagtttattatataaaaatatgcaatatacaatctttggatattctattttgtgttcctaaagaacttttttatgaaaaaaataaattaatataaaaaattttggaaaagaaaagtcatttcacaaaattcaaaattagtgatttttgatctcaaatattttcttttcctgaatatctggagtcttgagaaaattagccaagaatcttacatccttctattatgatgtcgtgcacaaaccgatagatttcaattaatgtaaatagtcaaaaaaaattgtttttccccgggtcatatataaccctaatgacgcgaaagagttgaTCAAATtatagagtgttgtagtctaagCTAAcaggtttccaaaaagtggcgtgagTTCGCTTTGTTTGCTATAGAATCGTAGATATGAGGGGTCacagttcacgaaattcaaaagccatatctccggttccatttgaccgattttgacgagcGAGGGCGCAAATTAAAGGCCTCGCAAAGCGCTACAGGTTTctggaacatttgaacttcgtaggaccaacGCCAGGGGCTCCATAGTCggaaaacaaattttcatattacatGAACTCAATTATCCCGACACTTGCTcaactgattttgatgattatttcggAATAATTGTAGAcgacatttatatctatatttcgtccaaacatattttttgtgcagatttacgctatctgtccgattttttcgatttaagctggattcacatgatgaaaagttgcatgagaaattttactttgtatttctcaatttaattcccaacttttcccaatttcaaatcaaatgcgcgcacgacaaaaatcagctgtcaaatcAATTGTGCGGTGCGCGTGAAGCAAATTGTTTCTTTTCGTGAGTAAAAATTCACGGAGGAGagaaaaatacagaatatttgGGCAGAGAGTATTCCAAGGATTCCAAGCATTGCCCTCGTGTGTGATATCTTGGTGGAATGTGTGTGCATTGTGCAGAAAGactcaggtttgagatgtgtcaTGTGGAGCACAATGTTATCCCGAAAGATCACCCAGCAACACGGAGGAATCAGGGCAGGACCATCAGCAAAATATGGAAGAATAATTCCAATAATAGAAGTGCTGATTTTCCACGAGAACTCAAAAATTGAAGTGTCCGGAATTGATTTTGAAGGAAGCTTGTGTGGTGCCAGCTCCAGCATCGCATCCGGATAGAAGTTGCACCTGAGCCGTAGAACCTTAGGGAGGATCTGTCACCAGTTGTAACAAGTAAGAAATTACGATTACTGTTTGTTAACTGTGAAAatttgacagctgatttttgtcgcgcccgcatttcatttgaaattgggaacagttgggaattaaattgagaaattaaatcctttatgaaaaatttccatgcaaAAGTGCGTAAGCCTCAGCCAATCAGATTGCTCTATTTtggtttatgtattttttcttatgcactttttcatcatgtgaatgaggcattagtgcaaaaaaaattatttttttccacaaTAACGCTGCGAAAAGGGggatgtggggcacctttaaaattgggatttttcacctatttttaagtaaaattgagccttaacgTGATATAAGCTtcacaatctgtttgtgcagctaaattatatcacgataaggctcaattttatttaaaagtaggtgaaaaatcccaatttcaaaggtaccccacttccccctactcagGTGCTGATATGGCCGCTTTTACTCGACTATACATTATTAAAATAaaggtttaaaagaaaattcttacaaCATTTAATCATTCTTTGATATTGTCGTAATTCGTCACATATGCACGAAATGCCCGCTGTATGGTTAAAAAAACGTGttccaaaacaaaaattgaattatctcggcTGCGGAGCAAccgataagatcaagttttgATCTATATTCCTCTATCATCTTTCAGTTAGTTTATttacatcctagatattttaatttaaataaaaagtttgcaatttttcagaaatttcatttcaaatttctGTATAATATCTCACAtctttagttccaaatcgaatttgcatgcaatccgagtttgctcacgttaagaatctcacctacaataagctgatctaggcttatcactagcttttaaCTCATTAGATATAACAAGAAATATCTGGTTTCTGGATTTCAAATGAACCtacttcactggtaaaaataaaagggtcaaattgacccttttccaaaagatggatcatatttgactctttgaaagggtcaccaggaacccttcgaaagggtcacggttttgacatctatttaattccggaataaacgaataaaaaaacaatgaaaaagtgatctttggtgttcgctcagatgagagaaatatgatatcagtaataagtttacaataaaacatgattattcgtgataaatgtgcatacaaaatttaagcgatacaaaagtgaacctttcaaagggtcaaatacgatccatccttttgaaaagggtcaatttgacccttttatttttactagtgttcgagaaatcttgtccaccgaaaagtaagcacttttttcaaaaaagtttttttttgttttgactaaaGGCGTTTACACATTgcgagcaattttcgtcaaaaattgcgtttttgacagaaatttgacgtttccccctacaacgctgcagggaatttccttcaaaaaagcaatttttgacaaaaattgctcccaatgtgtagaggccataaggaattatttccaaaactcggaaaattattttgaaattttgtataaggCTTTCTATACTCACTAGaatagattttattaaaataacttttagtatttttgtcacaattattgaaataatcaaagaataatccacTACGTCTCAAACTAGCCGCGTTTCAAACTACCCGTCAGTGTCTCAAACTTCTTACTGTGcaatcacactaggattttttcaatttcgatccctcagaatataatccctacaactcgattttttgcaaaattcatttttttttttgcttttcgggtactccttgacaccctttACCTTTCcagtgaatattataccgaaaagttaattatttccaaagttgtatgggtttcaaatcttaaaaatcctatgatcagcatgtaaaatctcagctttaaatcgctctcctgaaaagttggccattcgcgagttgttcggtttatattctgagggatcgatttgtaaatgcaaattaattttcagatgaattgttcatATGCGTTATTTTGGacctaaaaatcatttgaatagatagattttcatttatttattgatataagctaatactaaaataaaaatctcgcggcactaatttaaaattgagcaaatttcttgaaaaatgtgtcctggctgagagaacttttcaagtaaattttagaaatcttataatgctcaattgactcaattgaatttaaaattaaattgtgaaaatcctagtatGATAGCAcggttgaattttcatttaagtaatttattaatttattctgtCTTTTTCATATGATATTAGGGAAGtaagtttgttttttaaatattcaaattcaataaGCCATATATTTTATCCAAATGGCTGAcataaaaatgctaaaaatgtTTGTGGACAGAGTTTATTTACTACCGCTCAGCATAAAAAGGAATTTCAACAAAATAGAGCCTAGACAAATATTATCACAAGACGTATTTTGTTTTGatgaatttcatgaattttaattcaatgtTAAAATGAGTCACAATACATTCCAAGAACTTTTAAACTTGTTTAAATAGTTTAATCGCAATTCCTCACACTTGTTTCTGGTAAATTTAGAACCTTATCCTCCTCCATCCATCCCTGGCTTATAGTACCTGAAGCACGCAGAGCATAGAATTGTATATATAGTTGAGAAATAATTTCACTTTCCCTAAGTGCAGAAAGTTCCATCCAATTGGGTTGAAATAGTTTGATGAGTACTTCTGACTTTGAGAGATTCCTATCGCACTCTAACAGCATAACATCAATTCCTGcttttatttgcattttgtgGTAAATTCCCATTGCAATTTAACATGCGGTTTTTCTATGTAGTGTCTTTGATGTTCTTTTCCTGGCGGTATTTGCATGCATAGAATAAAGTTGGGCAATCACTTTAGTTGCTGTTTTATTGGCTGTTTTGCCAAATGTCTAACCCTTTCGCTATTCCCCCGGGGAATTGGATTAACCATCAATGTCTCTGCTTGTCCTAACACAGCCGTCGCAGTCCAGGAAGATCCGTCACAATGCGCAAAACTGATTATATCGATTCCGTCAACAGCTTAAATATGAAGCGACGCACTTTAGCGGGCAACTGCGGTGTAGGTGTTTTTGTGATCGCTCTTGTGGCAGTTGTAATTGCATTCTCAACGCCAAGTTGGATTGTCAGTGACTACAGAATCACTGGAGCCAAGCTCGATCGTTTGGGACTCTGGGTGCATTGTTTTAGATCCCTTCCGGACGTCAATGATGACTACCAGAGGAGATTCTTTGTGGGCTGTCGATGGGTTTATGATCCCTTCACCACTGGCTACGATGAAATTCGCGGATTTCTTTTGCCAGGTATATTTGCCAgtatatttcaagatttttagaGATTTGCagtaatttctttcttttttgtttttaacaGCTTTCATGATTATCACACAATTTTTCTTCACACTCTGTATGATTGGAGTTCTTGTGGGACTTGTTCTCGTTCTTCTGTTCTTCTTGTGCGCCGGACCAGATCAAAGACGTTTCGTTCTCTTGATAAAggtaggtcagattcattaaaggaatatgggaaaaatatgaagtgttcgaagtcagagtgtgtCCGAAGCCTAAAAACATTtccctaactgtgttatcacacttgcacattaagattttaatatgattcacattaattgtcgctggtgacagtccaatgtgtaatttgtgtgtttaaatcattttatattcaaaatttgatctatttgttgataaaaaggcagacttggcccgcaaaatttgatataaattgatttatagcattaatgcgaaaaattaatgcgattttctctttaattttttaatgtgaaaaatatttatgctttaggtaaatttaaacttatttttgcaggccaagtccacttctttatcaataaatagaaaaaccccaaatattaagtgactcaaagacacaaataacatatttggacgcccCCAAGCGACAattgatgtgaatcacattaaaattttaatgtgcaagtgtgataacgccgttattcTTGTAGGACACCACCACTAGTTGTCCAAATCCTTGGTCGTTTTTGTTCTCACAATCCGGTCAAACTATTTTTGAATATAGCTCTGATCCCAGGGCTAGTAAAAAATTCGATCctggattatgcacattttcgggaacGAAGAAAACCGCGCCTAATGGCATTATTCACccaaaaaaattgcatacgCGCAGGAGATTTCTCTCTAATGAACTACAGGAACGTCGTGGCGTATGCAAAACATTCTTGGCGCCAATTTTTCACTGTATTTTCAGCACCAACGGTTCACACAAGGAGTGCGGCGTAAAAAAATTGCACACATTAaggggtatttcaaaaatgatttcgcAAATTAGCTCTCAACGTTAGGCAAACATGCATAAATTGTATgagcataatcccgaagtgaaTAATTACGGGACCCTCTGCAATCCATTAAAATTGAAAGAGGAAATGAGATATTCGAcaatgaattttcgaaaatccgtTTTTCGATTTTAGTGCCCCTAGCGGTGATTGTATGAAATTCCGAagttctgtaggggaattctgtaattttcgtggcattgtcacgtgtGAGTTCGAAAcatgacaatgccaatcgagctttttttgtcatatcatatgagttcgaaaatacaattcattgattttttaatgaaatccctttacttgatgattttatgaaaaagcagtacgtcttggttgatttgtttaacaaaattcattgtcatttgaattgccagaaatctcaaatatgtgacttctgacaatgccacgtgagctcaaatggcaatgtcacggctacagaatcgcattttcgaaaaagctctcctaagattcgaacccaatttgtcatatggcattgccatgccagagcgttacagaattcccctcgtGAACAGTTGTAGCATTTAACGAGACCTTTCCAAATCACCAATAGGGtcatcattttctaaaagtcgattttgtggagattctcaaaattgctagggcaaattttgtcagtcttcagataatttgtgacgttttactctcgcaaacgttaaaaatatcaaatagacatatttctataggaaatttattcctctacaactttgtcgaagataatttttctctatcttaacgagaaatgtgcttaaattgagctaatcagtatttgtattttctgtaagccaaatattcccaAATTTTGAGccaaatagggctcaaaatttcattatttttaattttacataatccttcctcgaattccttgaaagtttgtaagtttaagaaggttcaagaaagctatctataataaaaatttcaagcctcagtctcatttattttagaaaatagtgaatactgaaattttcgttttgacaaattttgccccagtctcccctatagttcGATTAAAGATCATTCACGGATCATTCACGGAAGCTGTGATTATAAAAGAATCATAACTAATTATATTTCACTACAAAttacagtaaaattttacattagGATAAGTGAACCAAATtgtggcatagttgcatacaagcgccaaagtcttaagattgaaatgtaatatttttaatataaattgatttttttgttacttctttttaaatagtattgcttagaaccttgttgatagtttatcgtctttgttttctctaaaatcattcttaatatattttaaaataaataaataaaaagagatAGCTTTGAgtattatttcggccacctggATTCTCAGAGTTCTTTGCacttccagaattctttaaagtttgtttttacatcatctcgttcgtcgaaatgatatttttcgtttttttttgcattgtatgtataatctttttaaatatgcaaaaactaaaaattcatggaaatttgaggaacaaaagaagtggccgaaattgcaagctggccgaaatttggtacacttaccctgtataatattgaaaaaaatataatgcacTGGAGTTTCTAATGAAAATATTACTCAGTTTAtgaaaaaacttaataaaacttTTAGGGCGActttttgaggataaaatttttTAGTAATAATGTGTAAAGGTTGTCAACTtctttggatattttattttgcaaagttcattcttaaaaaaatgcattgaaTACAAAGAGCATTACTTTTGCTAATTTGATTGGCACATTTGTGGTGCTAAGCTCTTCTATTCATTACATTTCTCTCTAAAATCTCTTGTATCCTTTTGGCAGATTATCAGTTGGTTGCTCCTGGGAACGGGTATTTGTGGTTGTATTGCTGTTATCACATTTGCCTGCTTTGCTAATCGAGATAAGTGGATGCCAGAGCATTCAAATAACTTCTTTGGTGAGTTTTCTTTGCAGGTTTCTTTCCACTTGGATATTTCTAATCAATTCCTTTTGCATTTTAAGGATGGTCATTTGGTTTAGCTGTGGCTGGAGCAGTTACCACTCTTATTGCTTCttcattatttttcacagaagcCACAGTTCAGGCAAAAAAGCGAAAACAGCTCAAAGAATCTCAAGCTAGATTCGAAATGGAGCACGAGACAAAAGCGTAATTTATGCTAAGTAGGACATAGGTgaccaatgattttttttcctgggaaaaaattaaaaaaaaaaaacctcaagaATCTCACAGCGAAACGACGAATTACCAAGGAGTTCGATGAATCTGTGCCACAAACACATTAATTCATTCAACATAATTCatcacaaagtatttttttctattaattctGGAGGGGAATTGTAAGGCCATTATAATCTTGCAGTTCATCCACATTCCTATGCACAATTTatctcaaattgattttttttattctctcgaTTTTAATGTAATAAATTGCAATCTCTCTTATTAGACAACCACATTTGAACGTGACGCTTCCAAATCTTTTAAATGTTTGTATTTTGCGAAAACGACTCCGTCCATTCTACAAAAGTACTTTTTTTTAGTAAGGTATAatctacttttttataaggaatagtTCTAT is from Phlebotomus papatasi isolate M1 chromosome 1, Ppap_2.1, whole genome shotgun sequence and encodes:
- the LOC129804024 gene encoding uncharacterized protein LOC129804024 isoform X1, producing MQQNSELISGRAKKSIAPRRSPGRSVTMRKTDYIDSVNSLNMKRRTLAGNCGVGVFVIALVAVVIAFSTPSWIVSDYRITGAKLDRLGLWVHCFRSLPDVNDDYQRRFFVGCRWVYDPFTTGYDEIRGFLLPAFMIITQFFFTLCMIGVLVGLVLVLLFFLCAGPDQRRFVLLIKIISWLLLGTGICGCIAVITFACFANRDKWMPEHSNNFFGWSFGLAVAGAVTTLIASSLFFTEATVQAKKRKQLKESQARFEMEHETKA
- the LOC129804024 gene encoding uncharacterized protein LOC129804024 isoform X3, giving the protein MRKTDYIDSVNSLNMKRRTLAGNCGVGVFVIALVAVVIAFSTPSWIVSDYRITGAKLDRLGLWVHCFRSLPDVNDDYQRRFFVGCRWVYDPFTTGYDEIRGFLLPAFMIITQFFFTLCMIGVLVGLVLVLLFFLCAGPDQRRFVLLIKIISWLLLGTGICGCIAVITFACFANRDKWMPEHSNNFFGWSFGLAVAGAVTTLIASSLFFTEATVQAKKRKQLKESQARFEMEHETKA
- the LOC129804024 gene encoding uncharacterized protein LOC129804024 isoform X2; its protein translation is MQQNSELISGRAKKSIAPLNMKRRTLAGNCGVGVFVIALVAVVIAFSTPSWIVSDYRITGAKLDRLGLWVHCFRSLPDVNDDYQRRFFVGCRWVYDPFTTGYDEIRGFLLPAFMIITQFFFTLCMIGVLVGLVLVLLFFLCAGPDQRRFVLLIKIISWLLLGTGICGCIAVITFACFANRDKWMPEHSNNFFGWSFGLAVAGAVTTLIASSLFFTEATVQAKKRKQLKESQARFEMEHETKA
- the LOC129804024 gene encoding uncharacterized protein LOC129804024 isoform X4, whose amino-acid sequence is MKRRTLAGNCGVGVFVIALVAVVIAFSTPSWIVSDYRITGAKLDRLGLWVHCFRSLPDVNDDYQRRFFVGCRWVYDPFTTGYDEIRGFLLPAFMIITQFFFTLCMIGVLVGLVLVLLFFLCAGPDQRRFVLLIKIISWLLLGTGICGCIAVITFACFANRDKWMPEHSNNFFGWSFGLAVAGAVTTLIASSLFFTEATVQAKKRKQLKESQARFEMEHETKA